The following DNA comes from Halalkaliarchaeum sp. AArc-CO.
GGGATTCACGGCGGGTCGATCCCACTCGCACGGCTGGTTCGGACCGCGACTGAAGCGCGCCGGTTACGACGGGCTCGTCATCACCGGTGCCGCAGACGAGTGGACGTCGCTCGTCATCGAGAACGGCTCGATCGAACTACGGGACGCGAGCGATCTGGAGGGCGCCGACACCCACGACACGGAGGACCTCCTCAAGGAGGAACTAGGTTACACAACGGAGCTGCCCGGTGAGATGAGCGTGGCCGCCATCGGACCAGCGGGCGAAAATCTGTGTGACGGGGCGCTCATCGAAAACGACAAGAACCACTCGTTTTCCCACTCCGGTGTCGGTCAGATTATGGGTTCGAAGAACTTGAAGGCGATCGGGGTGCGGGGAACCGGTGAGGTACCGATTCACGACGAAGACCGGCTCCGTGAAATCGCGAAGCGATGGAACGAGAACCTCGAAGAGAGCACCGTCTATCAGGGGCTGTCGGACGCCGGTATCCCCTCGGGTGAATACGAGTACCCCAAAGAGACGTCGATGACGGTCGCGAAGAACATGCTCGAGGTGCCGGGTCCCGATCACGAGTGGGGCCAGGGGATGGCGGACCACGACATCGACCCACGGCCCTGCTTCGGCTGCCCGGTCGGCTGTTCGTACGACTTCGAATACGTCGAGGGACCGAACGAAGGGTACGTCGCGACGCCCGCCGGGGGCGGCGAGAACCTGGAGGGGTCTGCTTCAATCGTCGGCGTCTACGACACCGACTGGGTCCACTATCTCACCGATCGGTGTGACCGGCTCGGCTTCGAGTCCAGCGGCATCGGCGCCTCGATGGCGGTCCTCATCGAGGCGTATCAGGAAGGACTGATCGACGACGAAGACACTGACGGGATCGAACTCGGCTGGGGCGATCCCGAACTCGTCGAGCAGCTCCTGGAGATGGCGGCCCACCGCGAGGGAACGCTCGGCGAGGTGCTCGCCGAGGGCCCCGGCTACGCCGCCGACTGGGCCGGTGGGGACGCCCACGACCGGGCTGTCCACGTCAAAGACTCCGGGATGAACCTTCACGACTGGCGGGCCGCCTGGGGGATTATGCTCGGTCAGATCGTCGGGCCGAGCGCGAGTTGGCCCGCGCCCGGCGCCGACGCGTGGGGAATCCCCTACGACGCCGGCTACGAGGAGTTCCAGGACCCCT
Coding sequences within:
- a CDS encoding aldehyde ferredoxin oxidoreductase C-terminal domain-containing protein; this translates as MPQGGYAETLLEVNLTTGEVTELPFPDDEVLKAYVGCSGLGLHLLYGRIEPGIDPLDPENPMVLTTGPLTGLPMVPAATNATITTLNGDTGFTAGRSHSHGWFGPRLKRAGYDGLVITGAADEWTSLVIENGSIELRDASDLEGADTHDTEDLLKEELGYTTELPGEMSVAAIGPAGENLCDGALIENDKNHSFSHSGVGQIMGSKNLKAIGVRGTGEVPIHDEDRLREIAKRWNENLEESTVYQGLSDAGIPSGEYEYPKETSMTVAKNMLEVPGPDHEWGQGMADHDIDPRPCFGCPVGCSYDFEYVEGPNEGYVATPAGGGENLEGSASIVGVYDTDWVHYLTDRCDRLGFESSGIGASMAVLIEAYQEGLIDDEDTDGIELGWGDPELVEQLLEMAAHREGTLGEVLAEGPGYAADWAGGDAHDRAVHVKDSGMNLHDWRAAWGIMLGQIVGPSASWPAPGADAWGIPYDAGYEEFQDPFDWKEKPTDVVNTWPVKYWDDANGTCWFGTWGVPDQVELSAQAVAAVTGWEFTREDALEVGERLVHFERGFGARFGHTAENDLDVPERIVEEPPEGLGAGKEMKQHLEWMIREVYRLNGWDERTGKPQRSTLEEVGLEKVADDIWA